From a region of the Colius striatus isolate bColStr4 chromosome 22, bColStr4.1.hap1, whole genome shotgun sequence genome:
- the LRRN2 gene encoding leucine-rich repeat neuronal protein 2, with the protein MSLFQSSWLLLCVVAAAAIPIVPWKVKCPAQCVCQIRPWYTPRSVYREAATVDCNDLFISAVPENLPEGTQTLLLQSNNIARLEQSELDYLRNLSELDLSQNSFSDVWDFGLKSMPQLLSLHLEENQLSELPDGSFPGLGNLQELYLNHNQLRRIAPRAFSGLGSLLRLHLNSNLLRTVDSRWFQMLPSLEILMIGGNRVDAILDMNFRPLANLRSLVLAGMNLREISDYALEGLRSLESLSFYDNKLVNVPKRALQQVPGLKFLDLNKNPLQRVKQSDFTNMLHLKELGLNNMEELVSIDQFALINLPELTKLDVTNNPKLSFIHPNAFHHLPQLETLMLNNNALSALHKQTVESLPNLQEISIHSNPIRCDCVIRWVNSTHTRIRFMEPQSTLCAEPPDLNRRHIRDVPFREMTDRCLPLISSKSFPSRLEVEDGETVSLHCRALAEPDPEIYWVSPLGVKLLPYEEDGRYKVHPEGTLEIEGISAGEAGLYTCVAHNLLGADTKSVSVVVNRSFPLSEDSLELLLLDVQAYHILLTWKPQLNTVSSNLTWASFLLSSNLAVTNVARLPMGTHTYNITRLQQDTDYWACLHVAFVDLQAKVACVNARTKEAAPAYWLLEGRQSLLSLLLLCLLLLAAGLTARYSLRAEPRRAGELLGGGTALSVVYPPHSQPWARGQHKGQLLAVEVQAAPLDC; encoded by the coding sequence ATGAGCCTCTTCCAAAGCAGCTGGCTCCTGCTGTGTGTGGTGGCCGCTGCTGCCATCCCCATCGTGCCCTGGAAGGTGAAATGCCCGGCGCAGTGTGTGTGCCAGATCCGGCCCTGGTACACCCCCCGCTCCGTCTACAGGGAGGCAGCCACAGTGGACTGCAATGACTTGTTCATCTCTGCAGTGCCTGAAAACCTGCCAGAGGGGACCCAGACCCTGCTCTTGCAAAGCAACAACAttgccaggctggagcagagcgAGCTGGACTATCTCAGAAACCTCTCGGAGCTGGACCTGTCGCAGAACAGCTTCTCTGATGTCTGGGACTTTGGCCTGAAGAGCATGCCCCAGCTGCTCAGCCTGCATCTAGAGGAGAACCAGCTCTCTGAGCTGCCTGATGGCAGCTTCCCAGGGCTGGGCAACCTGCAGGAGCTCTACCTGAACCACAACCAGCTCCGCAGGATCGCTCCCCGAGCCTTCTCCGGCCTCGGCAGCCTCCTGCGCCTCCACCTCAACTCCAACCTGCTGAGGACAGTCGACAGCCGCTGGTTCCAGATGCTCCCCAGCCTGGAGATCCTCATGATTGGAGGCAACAGGGTGGATGCCATCCTAGACATGAATTTCAGGCCCCTGGCAAACCTGAGGAgtttggttttggctgggatgaACCTGAGGGAGATCTCGGACTACGCCCTGGAAGGGCTGAGGAGCCTGGAGAGcctctccttctatgacaacaAGCTGGTGAATGTCCCCAAGAGAGCCCTGCAGCAAGTCCCTGGCCTCAAGTTCCTGGATCTGAACAAAAACCCTTTGCAGAGGGTCAAGCAAAGCGACTTCACCAACATGCTGCACCTCAAAGAGCTGGGGCTCAACAACATGGAAGAGCTGGTGTCCATAGACCAGTTTGCCTTGATCAACCTCCCCGAACTCACCAAGCTGGACGTGACCAACAACCCCAAACTCTCCTTTATCCACCCTAATGCATTCCACCACCTTCCCCAACTGGAAACCCTGATGCTCAACAACAATGCCCTAAGTGCCTTGCATAAGCAGACGGTGGAGTCCCTGCCCAACCTGCAGGAGATCAGCATCCACAGCAACCCCATCCGCTGCGACTGCGTCATCCGCTGGGTCAACAGCACCCACACCCGCATCCGCTTCATGGAGCCTCAGTCCACGCTCTGTGCCGAGCCCCCTGACCTCAACAGGAGGCACATTCGGGATGTTCCCTTCAGGGAGATGACAGATAGGTGTCTGCCTCTTATCTCCAGCAAGAGTTTCCCCTCGAGGTTGGAGGTAGAGGATGGGGAGACGGTGTCTTTGCACTGTCGAGCTCTGGCAGAGCCCGATCCGGAGATTTACTGGGTGAGTCCTTTAGGGGTGAAGCTGCTGCCCTATGAGGAAGATGGGAGGTACAAGGTGCACCCCGAAGGGACACTGGAGATTGAGGGGATCTCAGCTGGGGAGGCTGGGCTCTACACCTGTGTGGCTCACAACCTCCTCGGGGCAGACACCAAGAGCGTCAGCGTGGTGGTCAATCGCTCCTTCCCGCTCAGCGAGgacagcctggagctgctgctgctggatgtCCAAGCCTACCACATCCTCCTCACCTGGAAGCCACAGCTCAACACTGTCTCCTCCAACCTCACCTGGGCCAGTTTCTTGCTTAGTTCCAACTTGGCCGTGACCAACGTGGCCCGGCTCCCCATGGGAACCCACACGTACAACATCACCCGGCTCCAGCAGGACACAGACTACTGGGCTTGCCTCCACGTGGCCTTTGTAGACTTGCAGGCCAAGGTGGCTTGTGTGAATGCCAGGACTAAAGAGGCTGCCCCTGCCTACTGGCTGCTGGAGGGCAGGCAGAGCCTCCTGagcctgctgctcctctgcctcctgctccttgCTGCCGGCCTCACGGCTCGCTACAgcctcagagcagagcccaggagggctggggagctgctggggggagGCACAGCCCTGAGTGTGGTTTATCCcccccacagccagccctgggctcGAGGGCAGCACAAGGGGCAGCTCCTGGCTGTGGAGGTGCAAGCAGCCCCCCTGGACTGCTGA